From the genome of Candidatus Nitrosocosmicus oleophilus, one region includes:
- a CDS encoding MEDS domain-containing protein, translated as MNLTNLLGNDSHIFVVYPNKDTEIDDCFSFLKEGLHNNEFVLIMLEEPSIHKLYRKIYSEFGKDDTKRMESNNSVVITPLSNWYHYHYSDFNAEKFLAEWEKIVSNARKMKKKGLRVFVEADEYLIEKFENALIKFGELLQSYLSFPISTIYAYNRKDIERMNPQQHALLSLNHGLVWTNGLNSNSGNGNNNLFHNPFRNHYICLTNGDNINKKLSQDLMKVDDKELFLNDSMTWALSDFINEGLLQGDRCIYVTARIGNESLSSQFLSKIIDYEENVKKHNFQLIDFSEHYIDLLSDNIAPLENFVRYLRRESMLSVTGKIRFVCDCAGTLFKNKYFEQCIALENWWIKNLPKNVIRLTIYPALLFSQTPYKFNVKPILSNSSTSLIISDNY; from the coding sequence GTGAATCTGACTAATTTGTTGGGTAATGATAGCCATATTTTTGTAGTATATCCAAACAAAGACACGGAGATAGATGATTGCTTTTCATTTCTAAAGGAAGGTTTGCATAACAACGAATTTGTTTTAATAATGCTAGAAGAACCATCAATACATAAACTCTATCGCAAGATTTACAGTGAATTTGGAAAAGACGATACTAAACGAATGGAAAGTAACAACAGTGTTGTAATCACTCCACTATCAAATTGGTACCACTACCACTATAGCGATTTTAACGCTGAAAAGTTCCTTGCAGAATGGGAAAAAATTGTTTCAAATGCAAGGAAGATGAAAAAAAAGGGATTGAGAGTTTTTGTTGAGGCTGATGAATATCTGATAGAGAAGTTCGAAAACGCGTTAATCAAATTCGGTGAGTTACTCCAAAGCTATTTGTCTTTTCCAATCTCTACAATCTATGCGTATAACAGAAAAGACATTGAAAGAATGAATCCCCAGCAGCATGCACTATTGAGCTTAAATCACGGCTTAGTTTGGACTAATGGATTAAACAGTAATAGTGGTAATGGTAACAATAATCTTTTCCATAATCCATTTCGTAATCACTACATCTGTTTAACTAACGGTGATAATATAAACAAGAAATTATCTCAGGATTTGATGAAAGTGGATGACAAAGAACTTTTCCTAAATGATTCCATGACTTGGGCATTATCTGACTTTATAAATGAAGGTTTGTTGCAAGGTGATCGCTGTATTTACGTCACAGCAAGAATTGGAAATGAAAGCTTATCATCCCAATTTCTGAGTAAAATTATTGACTATGAGGAGAATGTTAAAAAGCACAATTTTCAGTTAATAGATTTTTCAGAACACTATATTGATTTATTGTCAGATAACATTGCCCCACTTGAAAATTTCGTTAGATACTTAAGAAGGGAGTCAATGCTCTCTGTAACTGGAAAAATAAGATTTGTATGTGATTGTGCAGGAACCTTGTTTAAGAATAAATATTTTGAACAATGTATTGCTCTAGAAAACTGGTGGATAAAAAATCTTCCTAAAAATGTAATACGCTTGACAATATACCCTGCACTCTTATTTTCTCAAACTCCTTATAAGTTCAATGTAAAACCTATCTTATCTAATTCTTCAACATCTTTGATTATTTCGGACAATTATTAA